Proteins from a genomic interval of Trifolium pratense cultivar HEN17-A07 linkage group LG6, ARS_RC_1.1, whole genome shotgun sequence:
- the LOC123892226 gene encoding transmembrane emp24 domain-containing protein p24beta3-like, translating to MEKLMDWLSKICTIVIILLGTIIYHAFALSITLHDVECLSENVLHDGDTVSGNFVVMDHDIFWSSDHPGIDFTVTSPEGNVVHSLKGTSGDKFELKATKSGIYKFCFHNPITTPETVSFYLHVGHIPNEHDLAKDEHLDPIHVKIAELREALESIITEQKYLKARDARHRNSKLFFLTSN from the exons ATGGAAAAATTAATGGATTGGCTTTCAAAGATTTGCACTATTGTGATAATTTTGTTAGGTACCATAATCTATCACGCATTCGCTCTTTCAATTACTTTACACGATGTCGAATGTCTATCAGAAAATGTTCTACATGATGGTGATACAGTTTCAGGAAACTTTGTAGTCATGGATCATGATATATTTTGGAGTTCAGATCATCCTGGAATTGATTTCACT GTGACATCTCCGGAAGGAAATGTGGTGCATTCTTTGAAGGGAACATCAGGGGACAAGTTTGAGTTGAAAGCCACAAAAAGTGGAATTTACAAATTTTGCTTCCACAATCCTATTACTACACCAGAAACTGTCTCCTTTTATCTTCATGTTGGTCACATTCCAAATGAACATGACTTAGCTAAAGATG AGCATTTGGATCCAATTCATGTGAAGATTGCTGAGTTGAGAGAAGCATTAGAATCTATTATAACAGAACAAAAGTACTTGAAAGCACGCGATGCTAGACATCGAAATAGTAAGTTGTTCTTCCTCACTAGTAATTGA
- the LOC123889910 gene encoding heat stress transcription factor A-6b-like isoform X3 — MVFQCLKWFLLFMYFGDSLVDVGNNNYLTLSIAKANHRHYGIDFLDHKPTGRFSNGKNAADFIGEKLGLATSPPYLFLTSKANKNEKNVSFINGVSFASAGAGIFDGTDERYGFRKIDPDKWEFANEGFLRGYKHLLSNIKRRRQTSSQPSTSQTHSQGHCVEVGRFGLDEEIDHLRRDKQVLMMELVKLRQQQQNTRSLLQAMEERLRGTEIKQQQMMAFLARAMKNPAFIQQLLQHKEKRKEIEEAITKKRRRPIEYGESSNDVKYGFEVSELEVLAMEMQGLGRGRFCSS; from the exons ATGGTTTTTCAATGTCTCAAATGGTTCCTGCTGTTTATGTATTTTGGAGATTCACTTGTAGATGTTGGAAACAACAATTACTTGACTCTTTCTATTGCTAAGGCTAATCATCGTCATTATGGTATTGATTTTCTTGATCATAAACCAACTGGGAGATTTAGCAACGGCAAAAATGCTGCAGATTTTATTG GTGAGAAattgggtttggcaacttcaCCACCTTACCTCTTTTTAACATCAAAGGCCaacaaaaatgagaaaaatgtatCCTTCATCAATGGTGTTAGCTTTGCCTCCGCAGGTGCTGGGATATTTGATGGTACAGATGAACGTTAT ggttttagaaaaattgatcCTGATAAATGGGAGTTTGCAAATGAAGGATTTTTGAGAGGTTATAAACATCTTTTATCAAACATTAAGAGAAGGAGACAAACTTCATCACAACCTAGTACTTCACAAACACATTCACAAGGTCATTGTGTTGAAGTTGGTCGTTTTGGATTAGATGAAGAAATCGATCATTTGAGACGTGACAAACAAGTGTTAATGATGGAACTTGTGAAGCTTAGACAGCAACAACAGAACACAAGATCATTACTTCAAGCAATGGAGGAAAGGTTGCGCGGAACCGAAATTAAGCAGCAACAAATGATGGCTTTTTTAGCTAGAGCTATGAAGAATCCAGCTTTTATTCAGCAATTACTTCAACATAAGGAAAAGAGAAAGGAGATTGAAGAAGCTATTACTAAGAAGAGGAGAAGGCCAATTGAGTATGGAGAATCAAGCAATGATGTTAAATATGGATTTGAAGTGTCTGAGTTGGAGGTTCTTGCTATGGAAATGCAGGGTCTTGGAAGAG GTAGGTTTTGCAGCAGTTGA
- the LOC123889910 gene encoding heat stress transcription factor A-6b-like isoform X1, translating to MVFQCLKWFLLFMYFGDSLVDVGNNNYLTLSIAKANHRHYGIDFLDHKPTGRFSNGKNAADFIGEKLGLATSPPYLFLTSKANKNEKNVSFINGVSFASAGAGIFDGTDERYGFRKIDPDKWEFANEGFLRGYKHLLSNIKRRRQTSSQPSTSQTHSQGHCVEVGRFGLDEEIDHLRRDKQVLMMELVKLRQQQQNTRSLLQAMEERLRGTEIKQQQMMAFLARAMKNPAFIQQLLQHKEKRKEIEEAITKKRRRPIEYGESSNDVKYGFEVSELEVLAMEMQGLGRGKREYEEEIDVFETNEKLNKELDEEFWEELFSEKFENELDILTSQGDDDDDDVDGEDRVNVLANRFGYLGSSPK from the exons ATGGTTTTTCAATGTCTCAAATGGTTCCTGCTGTTTATGTATTTTGGAGATTCACTTGTAGATGTTGGAAACAACAATTACTTGACTCTTTCTATTGCTAAGGCTAATCATCGTCATTATGGTATTGATTTTCTTGATCATAAACCAACTGGGAGATTTAGCAACGGCAAAAATGCTGCAGATTTTATTG GTGAGAAattgggtttggcaacttcaCCACCTTACCTCTTTTTAACATCAAAGGCCaacaaaaatgagaaaaatgtatCCTTCATCAATGGTGTTAGCTTTGCCTCCGCAGGTGCTGGGATATTTGATGGTACAGATGAACGTTAT ggttttagaaaaattgatcCTGATAAATGGGAGTTTGCAAATGAAGGATTTTTGAGAGGTTATAAACATCTTTTATCAAACATTAAGAGAAGGAGACAAACTTCATCACAACCTAGTACTTCACAAACACATTCACAAGGTCATTGTGTTGAAGTTGGTCGTTTTGGATTAGATGAAGAAATCGATCATTTGAGACGTGACAAACAAGTGTTAATGATGGAACTTGTGAAGCTTAGACAGCAACAACAGAACACAAGATCATTACTTCAAGCAATGGAGGAAAGGTTGCGCGGAACCGAAATTAAGCAGCAACAAATGATGGCTTTTTTAGCTAGAGCTATGAAGAATCCAGCTTTTATTCAGCAATTACTTCAACATAAGGAAAAGAGAAAGGAGATTGAAGAAGCTATTACTAAGAAGAGGAGAAGGCCAATTGAGTATGGAGAATCAAGCAATGATGTTAAATATGGATTTGAAGTGTCTGAGTTGGAGGTTCTTGCTATGGAAATGCAGGGTCTTGGAAGAGGTAAGAGAGAATATGAGGAAGAGATTGATGTATTTGAGACTAATGAGAAATTGAATAAAGAACTTGATGAAGAGTTTTGGGAAGAACTTTTTAGTGAGAAATTTGAGAATGAATTAGATATTCTAACATCTCAaggagatgatgatgatgatgatgttgatggtgAAGATCGTGTTAATGTGTTGGCTAATCGTTTTGGTTACTTGGGTTCAAGTCCTAAATGA
- the LOC123889910 gene encoding heat stress transcription factor A-6b-like isoform X2, with amino-acid sequence MVFQCLKWFLLFMYFGDSLVDVGNNNYLTLSIAKANHRHYGIDFLDHKPTGRFSNGKNAADFIGEKLGLATSPPYLFLTSKANKNEKNVSFINGVSFASAGAGIFDGTDERYGFRKIDPDKWEFANEGFLRGYKHLLSNIKRRRQTSSQPSTSQTHSQGHCVEVGRFGLDEEIDHLRRDKQVLMMELVKLRQQQQNTRSLLQAMEERLRGTEIKQQQMMAFLARAMKNPAFIQQLLQHKEKRKEIEEAITKKRRRPIEYGESSNDVKYGFEVSELEVLAMEMQGLGRGFAAVDWTRTSDS; translated from the exons ATGGTTTTTCAATGTCTCAAATGGTTCCTGCTGTTTATGTATTTTGGAGATTCACTTGTAGATGTTGGAAACAACAATTACTTGACTCTTTCTATTGCTAAGGCTAATCATCGTCATTATGGTATTGATTTTCTTGATCATAAACCAACTGGGAGATTTAGCAACGGCAAAAATGCTGCAGATTTTATTG GTGAGAAattgggtttggcaacttcaCCACCTTACCTCTTTTTAACATCAAAGGCCaacaaaaatgagaaaaatgtatCCTTCATCAATGGTGTTAGCTTTGCCTCCGCAGGTGCTGGGATATTTGATGGTACAGATGAACGTTAT ggttttagaaaaattgatcCTGATAAATGGGAGTTTGCAAATGAAGGATTTTTGAGAGGTTATAAACATCTTTTATCAAACATTAAGAGAAGGAGACAAACTTCATCACAACCTAGTACTTCACAAACACATTCACAAGGTCATTGTGTTGAAGTTGGTCGTTTTGGATTAGATGAAGAAATCGATCATTTGAGACGTGACAAACAAGTGTTAATGATGGAACTTGTGAAGCTTAGACAGCAACAACAGAACACAAGATCATTACTTCAAGCAATGGAGGAAAGGTTGCGCGGAACCGAAATTAAGCAGCAACAAATGATGGCTTTTTTAGCTAGAGCTATGAAGAATCCAGCTTTTATTCAGCAATTACTTCAACATAAGGAAAAGAGAAAGGAGATTGAAGAAGCTATTACTAAGAAGAGGAGAAGGCCAATTGAGTATGGAGAATCAAGCAATGATGTTAAATATGGATTTGAAGTGTCTGAGTTGGAGGTTCTTGCTATGGAAATGCAGGGTCTTGGAAGAG GTTTTGCAGCAGTTGATTGGACAAGAACCTCTGATAGTTGA